TGCCCTCGCTGCCGCTGTACCTGCACGGCTATGGGCACGTGCTGGCGGCGGCCTACGGGGCCCTGCCCGGGGTGCCGTGGCTGGGGCTGCTGCTGAGCGCGCTACTTGGTACTGCTACAGGGCTGTGGTTTGCGGTGCTGGATGAGCTGCTGCGGCCGCACTTGCGGCCGGGGCCCCTGGCGCTGACGCTGGTGGCGTTTTTCGGCGGGGCGTGGCTCGAGCACTGGCTATGGTTCAGCCACGCGCGGGTGCCGCTGCTGCTGGCGGGCGCAGCCGTGCTGTACGCTGCCCAGCGGCCGGGGCGCTGGGGGCCGCTGCTGCTGGGCCTGCTCAGCCTAGGGGCTGCCTGGCTGGTGCGCCCCGGCCTGGCCGTGGTGGGGGCCGCCGCCGCTGTGCCGGCCGCCGTGCTGCTGGCCGGCGGCTGGCGCCGCGCCGCGCCGGTGCTGGCGGGCGCGGCGCTGCTGCTGGCCGGAGCCACCGGCGCGGCCGCCCTGGGGCAAACGCCCGCCGAAGGCCAAACCCAGACCCGCGACGCCTTTTTTGCCCGCGTGCTCGACTTTGAGCAACTGCGCCCGCAGCCCCGCACCCCGGCCGATGGCCTGGGCACCGCCGCCGTGAACCTGTGGCTGCTGGGCGACTCGACGGCCGTGAACGAGGCCCTGGCCCGCCGCGCCTACCGCTTCGACGCGCGGGAATTCTTCGGCCGCACGGTGCCCGCCAAGCTGGGGCTGCGGGCCGGGCTATTGGTGCGCGACTACTTCCCGGTGCTGCTGGCGCTGGGGGCCCTGGCCGGGGGCGTGGCTCGCCGCCGGGGCCCCCAGCGCCCGGCGTGGGGCTTTTGGCTGGTCCAGGTGGGCTTTGCCGGGGCCCTGGTGGTGCTGGCGGGCGGGTTCAAGCTGCCGCCCCGCCTCGCGCTGCCGCTGCTTGACTTTTGGCTGCTGGCCAACTTGGCATTTTGGCTGGAGGCGCCCGGCGCGGGCCGGGTGGGAGCGGGGCCCCTGGTGCTTCCCCCAGCGGTGCGGCGGTGGGGCGCGCTGGCGGCGCTGGCCGTGGGGGCCCTGTACGCGGCCAAAACTGGGCACCGCCGCCTGGTGCTGGGGCAGGAGTGCGCCCGCCACGAGCGTGCGCTGGCCGAGCTGGCTGGCCTTACCGCGGGCCGTGTGCGCGTGCTGGCCGGCGCCACCGATTTGCTCAAAAGCCTTTCGCCGTTCCGCGCGTATTCGTTGGGGCCCGGGCCGGTGCTCAGCCTCAGCGGTTGGGCGGCGCACGATGCCTCGCAGCGGGCCCTGTGCCGCGCCCTCACCGGGGCCCCCGGGCAGGCCGAAGCCTTGCGGCGGCTGGCCTGGGCCCCCGCTGGCCAGGTGGCCTGGGTGCTGGCCGCGCCCGAAGCGGCCTGGCTGAACGCGGCGGCCCGGCGCGGCCCGCCCGGCCAGTGGTGGGCCCTGCGCCGGGGCCCTGCGCTGGCCGCCGATTCCAGCTTGCGCTTTTACTATCCCGGGGCCCTGGGCAAACCTTTGGTCCCGCCCGCATCCGCGCCATCGGCTGCGCCGTAGAACATAATTTTGTACCCCGCCCCGTAGCCCGGTAGTGGACCTTTGCGGTCCCGAAAACGGTTACTTCATTACTATTACACGTTTTCGCCTTCCCACCCATGCTCAGCACCACGATGATTTCGCGCGGCGAGGTCTTGCAACACCTCGAAGGCTTCCTGAAGGAAAACATCTACAGTTTTCTCAAAAAAGTGGAGGATAGTTGGCAACCAGCCGACTATTTACCCGATTCGCGCCGCGAAACGTTTTTTGACGAAGTAAAAGACCTGCGCGAAAAGGCCAGTAGCCTCAGCTACGACTTGCTGGCCGTGCTCATCGGCGACACCATCACCGAGGAGGCCTTGCCCAACTACGAGGCTTGGTTCCACGAGCTCGACGACCTGAACCGCGACGACAACAACGGCTGGGCCCAGTGGATCCGGGGCTGGACGGCTGAGGAAAACCGCCACGGCGACTTGCTCAACCGCTACCTCTACCTCTCGGGCCGCGTGAACATGCGCGAATTTGAGATGAGCACCCAGTACCTCATCAACGACGGCTTCGACCTGGGCACCGCCCACGACCCGTACCGCGCCTTCGTGTACACGAGCTATCAGGAAATGGCCACCAACATCTCGCACCGTCGCGTGGGCCAGCTCGCCCGCACCGCCGGCGATGACGGCCTGTCCAAAATCTGCGGCATGATTGCTGGCGATGAAAACCGCCATGCCCGCGCCTATAAGACCTTCGTGGAGAAGATTTTTGAGGTGGACCCCTCGGAAATGATGCTGGCCTTCGAGGACATGATGCGCAAGAAAATTGTGATGCCCGCCCACTACATGCGCGAGCTGGGCATCGACATGGGCAAAACCTACGGCCACTTCACCGACGCCGCTCAGCGCCTGGGTGTGTACACCAGCGCTGACTACACCGACATCCTCGATACGCTGATTGCCGACTGGAAAATCGCCAACATTACCGGCTTGAATGGCGCCGCTGAGAAGGCCCGCGACTACGTGATGGCCCTACCTGCCCGCCTGCGCCGCGTGAGCGACCGCATGCCCGTGCCCAAGCTGGAATACAAGTTTAAGTGGATCAGCTAAGGGCCAAAGCTTTCCTGATGCACTCGCTGCGCAAAAGCCGGCCGGAACTATGTTCCGGCCGGCTTTTTAAGTTAATTTGCAGCGTAATGCTATATTTTGTTTTGCAGGATTGAATATCTTGTACGAGATTTGGCATTCTCTTAATTCCCTTATTTTTATAGACATGGATATTCAGCGCGTCGGCGACATCTCGCATCAGGAATTTATGCGTGATTTTTACAATCCCGGCATTCCAGTGATTTTTACGCAGGCTTCCAAGGTGTGGGAGGCCAACGGCCTCTTTACCCCGGCTTGGTTTGTCGAGCATTATGGCGACCGCACTGCCGAAGTGAAGGGCCGCGAATACACCATGCGCGAGATCATAAGCCTGCTCGAAAACAGCACCGAAGCCAACCCCGCTCCGTACCCTTGCATTTTTGACATCCCGAGGTCGCTGCCTGAGATTTTGACGCTTCTGCAGCCGCTTGATTTGCATTACGCCAAGCCCAACTGGCTTAAGAACAAGCTATTCGAGATTGGCAGGTGGGGCGGTGCTACCGAGTTGTTCATTGGCGGTCCGGGCGGCAAATTTCCCTATCTGCACCTCGATTACTATCACCTCAACGCCTGGATTACCCAACTCTACGGTGAGAAGCGCTTCACCGTATTCCCGCGCGGACAGGAACATTTGCTGTATCCAAAGCCCGACGACTCATGGAAGTCGGAGCTGAATATTTTCGAGCCCGACTTCGAAAAATTTCCCCTTTATCGCGACGCGACGCCTATTCATTTCACCGTTGGGCCGGGCGAAACCTTGTTTATTCCCTTCGGTACCTGGCACACGGCGTACTCGCTTACGCAGACCATTTCGGTGGCATTTGACCAGTTGAACAGCAAAAACTGCAAGCCTTTCATGCGCGATGTGTGGGATTTTAAAAAGCGGCAGAGTACACTTAAGGCCGTAGCCATGTATAGCTACGCCTGGCTAGCCAGCCAGGTCTGCAAAATTGGTGAAAAGGCAGCGGCCTGATTATAGACGCAGCTAGGACCGGGGGCGATGCAGTGCGCCAAGTAGCTGCGTACCCAAAGCCCGGGGGCCCCTAAGCCCAACGGCTGCCTCCTCCCGCTGCTTAACAACGGGCAGGCCTGCATTTGCGCCCCGGCGTGCACTTTGCCCACATGGTAGCCCAGCGTACTTCATTTCGAGTACCTGCGCGCGCTGGCCGCCGGCCAACAGCAAGTGCCCGTGGCCCAAACCTTCGCGTTTGCTAACTTCAAAAAAGCCTTCGAGTAAATCGAAACCGAGCCACCACTGGCAAGGTATTCATCGTCCGTAGGGCGCTAGCCGCACATAATAAGGCCCGCCGTGCATCTCAGCACGGCGGTCCTTTTTGCGTTCAACGCTTTGCGATTAACTGATTTTCACGCCTTTCCAAAAGGCCACGTAGCCTTTGATGTTTTGGGCGGCCTCGCTGGTTTCGGGGTAGTACCAAGCGGCGTCTTTGTTAAGCTCGCCGTTTACGCGCAGCGAGTAGTAGCTGGCGCGGCCTTTCCAGGGGCAGGAGGTGTGGGCGATGCTGTCCTCAAAATATTCCTTTTTGAGGCTATCGGCGGGGAAGTAGTGGTTGTTTTCAACCACAACGGTGGCGTCGCTCTCGGCCACGACGGTGTTGTTCCAAACGGCTTTCATGGGGTGGCAGGGGTAGGGTGGGGTCATACAGGTACAGCAAATGAACATTGCCGCCGCGGGCGTTGTTTTCGCGGCCTATTCCTTTCCTCTCGAAATTATGGCCACTGGCTTCCGCTTCCGCGATTTTGTGCCCGACGAGCAGCCCGAAAAAGGCTTTGAGTCGCTCTTTAAGCTGTTTATGCAGCTGGTTACCATCACTTCCGGCGACGTGGGCGAGTCCCTGTCCTGGCTCAACGAACTTGATAAGCAATACGGCCTGACCGACGATGGCTACGGCATGGGCAACTTCATCGACGACCTGAAGAAGAAGGGCTACATCGACGAAGACGAGCAGAAAAAAGGCGAATTCCACATCACTGCCAAGTCGGAGCAGCAGCTGCGGAAGTCGGCGCTGGAGGAAATCTTCGGCAAGCTCAAGAAAAGCAGCACCGGTAACCACCGCACGCCCCAAACCGGGCAGGGCGACGAGCAGAGCACCGACCTGCGCGAGTTCCGCTTCGGCGATTCGCTGGAGCAGATTCAGATGACCGAGTCGATCCGCAACGCCCAGCTCAACCACGGTGTAGACGATGGTTTTATGCTGACCGAGGGCGACTTGGAAGTGCGCGAAAACGAGCACAAGAGCCAGACCAGCACGGTGCTGATGATTGACATCTCGCACTCGATGATTCTGTACGGCGAAGACCGCATCACGCCCGCCAAGAAGGTGGCCATGGCCCTGGCCGAGCTCGTGAAGCAGAAGTACCCCAAGGACACGCTCGACGTGATTGTGTTCGGCAACGATGCCTGGCAGATTGAGGTGAAGGACCTGCCCTACCTGCAAGTGGGGCCCTACCACACCAACACCGTGGCCGGCCTGGAGCTGGCCATGGACCTGCTGCGCAAGCGCAAAACGCCGAACAAGCAGATTTTCATGATCACCGACGGCAAGCCTACCTGCTTGAAAGAGGGCAACAGCTACTACAAAAACAGCTTCGGCCTTGACCGCAAGGTGGTGAACAAAACGCTGAACATTGCCGCCGCCGCCCGCCGCGTGAAAATCCCTATCACCACGTTCATGATTACTTCCGACCCTTACCTCCAGCAGTTTGTGGAGGAATTCACGGAGGTGAACCAGGGCAAGGCCTACTACTCGGGCCTGAAAGGCCTGGGTCACCTGGTGTTCGAAGACTACAAAAAGAACCGCCGCAAGACCTTGTAGCGGAGAGTTGCAGTTAGTTTACTTCGATGCTAAAACGCCATCCTCTGGGGTGGCGTTTTTTATTTTGGGCACGGTTTGCAGGTAGGCGTACAGGGCGTGCACTTCGGCGTCGGTCAGCTGCGAATATTTGGGCATGGGAGCCCCCAGCGGGCCGTTGGGGCCCCGGCCAAACCGCAGCGCCTGGCCGAGTTGGGCCTCGCTCCAGTCGCCAATGCCGGTGCCGGGGTCGCCGGTGATGTTGCGGCTGACTACTTCGTGGCCCTGTGCGTTCAGCAGCTTATTGCCCCCGCCCAGGTACCCGTCCGACTTTTCGGGCGCCAGGGCATTGTTGGTTTTGAAGTCTTTGGAATGGCACTCGAAGCACTGGTAGCGGCCCACCAACAGGTAGCGGCCAAAGGCCACGGCATCGGTGAGGGTAGGGGCCCCCACGGGCCCGGTGGGCAGGAGTACGGGCTTCATCACGGTGTTGCTGAGGGCCTTGAGCAGCAGCGAAGGTTCCTGCGGGTGCGAAGCCGTAGGACCGGGCTGTGCCATGGCATTGTCGGCGTGCAGAAACGCTACCACGCTGGCCACGTCCTCGTCCGACATGTGCACGAACTTGGGCGTGATGACCCGGTAGCGGCCGTCGCGCCCAATGCCGGTGCGCAGCAGGCCCACCAGTTCGGCATCGGTCCAAGTGCCGATGCCGTGCACGTTATCCTGGGTGATGTTGGAGGCGTACACGGCCCCGAAGTCGGGCGTGACGTCGCGCAGCTGGTGGCCCGACAGGGCCCCCGTTTCGCGGTTGAGGTGGCAATCGGCGCAGGCGGCCAGCACCAGCTTTTCGCCCTGGGCCAGGCGTTCGGGCGTGGCCAGTACCTGGGCCAGGGCCGGCTTGGGGGGCGCGTAGCTCGGGATGCCGCGCGCAGCAACAAACGCCACGAAACCAACATTTGCCACCACAGCCAAACCCAGTAGCAGACCAATCATGCGCAGAACTGTTTTCATAGGAAGTGAATTCGTAAAATCTTAATATGTAAATAATTAAATAAAAATTTAGATAAAAATACTGAATTACAAAACCCATACCTCTACCTGATTTGCGGAAATGGCCCGCCCGCCGGACGGGTTGCGGGGCCCCCGGGCCAACTTGAGGGCGCGGCTGAACCTCCGCCCGGCTTTCCCGGTTGACACATGCGGGAAGCCTGTTTCCCCTTTCTCGTTCCTATGCAACACGACCAGCTTCCAACCAACCACTCGCAACACATCACCACCCTGGGCCAGCTGAAAAAGTCTGGCTACAAATCCCGCTCGGTGAAAACCGAGCTGCGGGAGAACCTGATTCGGAAGCTCCGCCTTAAGGAGGACGTCTTTCCTGGCATTTTTGGCTACGACGAAACCGTGATTCCCGAGTTGCAGCGCGCCATCCTGGCCGGGCACCACATTAACCTGCTGGGCCTGCGCGGCCAGGCCAAAACCCGCATTGCGCGTTTGCTCATCAACTTGCTCGACGAGTACATGCCCGTGGTGGAAGGCTCGGAGCTAAACGACGACCCGCTGCAGCCGCTGTCGGTGTTCGCCAAAAAGCTGATTGAGGAGCACGGCGACAACACGCCCGTGGCCTGGGTGCACCGCGACGAGCGCTACACCGAGAAGCTGGCCACGCCCGACGTGACCGTGGCCGACCTCATCGGCGACGCCGACCCCATCAAGGCCGCCACGCTGAAGCTGCCGTACTCCGACGAGCGGGTGATTCACTTCGGCCTGATTCCCCGGGCCCACCGCGGCATTTTCGTGATTAACGAGCTGCCCGACTTGCAGGCCCGCATCCAGGTATCGCTGTTCAACATTTTGCAGGAAGGCGACATCCAGATTCGCGGCTTCAAGGTGCGCCTGCCGCTGGACATCCAGTTCGTGTTTACGGCCAACCCCGAGGACTACACCAACCGCGGCAGCATCGTGACGCCGCTCAAGGACCGGATTGACGCCCAGATCATCACGCACTACCCCAAATCCATCGAAATCGGTAAGCGCATCACCAAGCAGGAAGCTCGCATCAAGGAGGACCAAAAAGGCATGGTGACGACCAACGAAATCACCCACGACTTAGTAGAGCAAGTGGCCGTTGAGGCCCGCGGCTCCGAGTTCGTGGATGCCAAATCGGGCGTATCGGCTCGCCTCACCATTTCGGCCTTCGAGCAGGTGGTGGCTGGCGCCGAGCGCCGGGCCCTCATCAACGGCGAGAAGACTACCTATGTGCGCGTGGGCGACTTCATCTCAGCTGTGCCCGCCATCACGGGCAAGGTGGAGCTGGTGTACGAGGGCGAGCAGGAGGGCGCGGGCATCGTGGCCGAGAAGCTCATGGGCAAGGCCATTCGCACCCTGTTCCTGAACTACTTCCCCGACCCCGATAAGTCGAAGAAGCTCAAAAACCGCGTTTCGCCCTACAAAACGGTGCAGGAGTGGTTCGGCAGCGGCAATACGCTGGACCTGCTGCACGACGCCTCCGACGCCGACTACCACGCCGCGCTGGACAAAGTGCCCGGCCTGCGCGACATCGTGAAGGAGCTGCACCCCAACGAGGACGCCAACACGACCTACTTTCTGATGGAGTTCCTGCTGCACGGCCTCAGCGAGCACAGTCTCATTTCGCGCAACCGCCTCACCGCCGGGGCCCAGTTCAAGGACCTGCTCTCGTCGATGTTCACCATGCCCAAGTTTGACGAGGGCGACGACGAGGACGAGGAAGAAGAAAAGCCCCGCCGCCGCCGCTAGAGCCTGTTATGTACTTGAAGCGTGTCGGGCGAGCATAATACAGGCAAAAACGACAAAATGAAGCTGCTGTAAGGTCTGACTCAAGCGCTCGTGGTCGCGGGCCAGCCGCCGAAAGCGGCTGCACCAGGCAAAGCTGCGTTCGACCACCCACCGGCGGGGCAATAATACAAAACCAGTCTGCCCTTCTGGTTTCATAATTACTTGCAAGTCAATGTCATGCACCGCCGCTTCGTACTCCGGGTCCTCCCCCGTATACCCCTGGTCGCCGAAGCTGACCTCGACCGTTTGACCCGTCACTTCCTGCACCTGCCGACATAGCTCGCCCACCTGCGCCCGCTCCTGCTCATTAGCCGGGGTGACGACCACGCTCAGCAGGTGGCCCAGCGTATCCACGGCGATGTGCGCTTTACTTCCCTTGCGCCGTTTGGCTCCGTCATAGCCCGCCCGGTGTCCACTCTCAGGCGTGCTTTGCAGCGTGCGCCCGTCAAAAATGACGGCCGTGGGTGTAGCTGCCCGGCCCAGTAACATTCGCTGCAACTCATTCAAGTCGTGTACGATACGTTCGAATACGCGGGCGTCCCGCCAGCGCTCCCATTGCTGGTACACGGCCGCCCAGGGCGGCAGGTCGTGGGGCAGGTAACGCCAGGGGCAACCTGTGTGGGCCAGATAGCGCAAGCCATTAAAGAGGGCGCGCAACGGGTGTTCCCGTTGGGGCGCATCTTCACGCATCAAGCACAGGTAGGGGCACACAAATGCCCATTCATCGTCCGAAATATCACTGGGGTAACACCGCGTTGTCGCCATACCCCAAATTTAACCCTCAGTACAGAACAGCCTCTAGGGCCCCAGGGTTTCTAGGCCAGCAAAAAGCCCCGCGTGCCGAAAGGTGCGCGGGGCTTTTCGTGCGTCTCCGGCCCAAACAATCCCAACAACAGAAAATATTCAGGATGTATGGCAATTTTTGCCTTCTCCTGTTACTGCTGCTCATGAAAAAAATCGCCCAAGTCACCCTGCTGTTTTGGATAATGAAGATTTGCGCCACCACGCTGGGCGAAACCGCTGGCGACCAGCTGGCCCAAACCATGAAAGTGGGCTACGGCACCAGCTCGCTCATTCTGCTTGGCTTTTTTGTGGTGGTGCTGGCCGGGCAGTTGGCCGTGTCGCGCTACATTCCGGCGTTGTACTGGGCCACTATTCTGGCTACTAGCACGGCCGGCACCACCGTGTCCGACTACATGGACCGCACCCTGGGCCTGGGCTATGCCACGGGCTCGCTCATCCTGGTGGCGCTGCTGGGGCTGGTGCTGGGGCTGTGGTGGCTGCGCGAAAAATCCTTGTCCGTCACCGAAATCAAGACGCGCACGGGAGAGGTGTTCTACTGGGCCGCCATCCTGGTATCGAACACGCTGGGCACGGCCCTGGGCGATTTCCTGGCCGACGATTCCGGCCTGGGCTTCGGGGGCGGGGCCCTGCTCATTGGCAGCGCGCTGGCGGTGCTGGTGCTGGCATACTATTTCACCGGCATCTCGCGGGTATTGCTGTTCTGGGTGGCGTTTGTGCTCACGCGGCCGTTTGGGGCCACCTTTGGCGACTTGCTCACCAAGCCCACCGAGAAGCACGGGCTGGGCTTCGGCACCCAGGGCTCCTCACTCATCCTATTCGGGCTGCTGGTGGCGCTGGTGCTGTACGAGTCGCTACGAAAGCGCCCGGCTGGGGCCGACCCGGATACACTGGTGTAGGGGGCGCTAGGGGCCCAGGGCCCTAAGTACGAAAAAAAGCCCCGCGCACCTTGTGGTACGCGGGGCTTTTTTGTTTAAAATCAACCCGCTGCTTACGCTGCGCTTTCGTCTTTTACCACGATTTTCTCAATCGTGTCGTTCGGCTTGATTTGGTCGATGACGTCCAAGCCCTCCACCACTTTGCCGAATACGGTGTGCACGCGGTCGAGGTGGGCGGTGTTGTCGCGCGAGTGCACCACGAAGAACTGCGAGCCGCCGGTGTTCTTGCCGGCGTGGGCCATGCTCAGCACGCCGCGCTCGTGGTACTGGTGGTCGCCGCTGGTTTCGCAGTCGATTTTATAGCCGGGGCCCCCGGTGCCGGGTGCGCCCTTGGCGCCGGGCTTGGTGTTGGGGTCGCCGCCCTGAATTACGAAGTTCGGGATGACGCGGTGGAAGGTGGTGCCGTCGTAGAAGCCCTTTTGGGCCAGGTCGGTGAAGTTTTTGACCGTGTTGGGGGCGTCTTGCTCGTAGAACTCGACTTTCATGACCCCTTTGGGGGTGTGGATTTCGGCGGTTTTCATCGAAAAACAGGGAATGGGTGGGAAAATGCCCGGGGCGGGCGCTGCAAAAATAAGCGCCCGCCCCGGGCAACGGCACCTAAACAATCCGGGGCCCTCGATTGATTCGTATGGTACCCAACCCCTTTATTCTTTTCCTGTTCAGTTTTTTCATGAAAAAACAACTCTTCTCCCTCGCCGGCGCTTTCGCCCTGACCTTGGCCCTGGCCAGCTGCGGCAACGACAAGCCCGCCGAAACCGCCACCACCACGGCCAACGCTACGACCAAAAATCCCGCTGATTCAGTGGCCGCCATGGCCGGCGATTCGGCCCGCATGGCCAAACCCGGCGGCGTAATGGTGGACGGCGTGGCCATGACGGCCGACAAAGACATCGTGGACAATGCCGCGGGCGCCAAGAGTGTAAGCACCCTGGTATCACTCGTGAAGCAGGCCGGCCTGGTGGAAACCTTGAAAGGCACGGGCCCCTTCACCGTGTTTGCCCCCACCAACGCTGCCTTCGCCAAGCTGCCCAAGGCTGCCGTGGCTGCCCTCACGGCGCCCGCCAACGCCGCCAAGCTCAAAGGCGTGCTGACCTACCACGTCATCGCCGGCCGCCTGTTGGCCGCTGACCTGAAAGACGGCCAGGAGCTGACCACCGTGAACGGTGAGAAGCTGAAAGTAATGGTGAAAGACGGCAAAGTGATGGTGGGCAACGGCAAAGACGCCCCCGCCACCGTGCAAATTGCCGACGTGATTTCGAAAAATGGCGTTACCCACGTCATCGACGGTGTGGTGCTGCCGCTGGAGAAATAGTTAGTTGTCAGTTACTAGTTGTCGGTTGTTAGTACAACTGCCGTGACTGAAAAAAGGGCCCCCAGCGCATTGCTGGGGGCCCTTTTTGCGTTTAAAAACAGCTGGAGCGTTGCGCTAGCCAGCGCATATGCACTTTAGCGACTAGCAACTGACAACTAATAACAGACAACTAGAAAAACCTACGCCTCCAGGCCGGCATCTTCCGATACGCGGCGGGCGAAAGCGGTCCAGTCCACGTCGTCTTCGCCGCGGGCTACGGTGGTGCTCATGCGGTTGTGCACGAGCTGGGCCAGGGGCATGGGCGCGGCCAGCTGCTGGGCGTGGTCGAGCACGAGACGGAAATCTTTGCGGATGATGGGCGGCAGGGCCCCCACGGGCGTGTAATTTTTGGAGGCAATCATGCGCCCGTAGCCCTGGTACACGGGGCAGTTGAAGAGCGTGCCCACCAGGAAATCGTAGATGGGCTGGCGGCCCACGCCGCTTTTTTCGGCCAGCGTGAAGGCTTCCGCCATGGCCTCGATGGCCGCCCCAAGCATGAAATTGCCGCAGAGCTTCACTACACTGGCCGCGGCCGGGTCGTCGCCGAACTCGTGCACGCCCTGGCCCAGCGGCGCCAGCCAGGGCTGCACCCGCGCGCGGGCGGCCGGGGGCCCCGCCAGGCCCAGCCAGAGCTTGGCCGCCGCCGCGGCATCGGGCTTGCCGAACACCGGCGCGGCCACAAACTCCGAGCCGTGGGCGGCGTGGACCTCGGCCAGGCGGGTAGTGGTGGCGGGCGCCACGGTGCTGCACGAGATGTGCACCGCGCCGGGGGCCAGGCCGTGCAGCATTCCTTCGGGGCCCGTCACCAGTTCGGTGAGGGCGTCGTCGTCGGTTACCATCGTGAACACGGCTTCGGCGCCGCGGGCAGCTTCGGCGGGGGTGGCGGCCACGGTGGCGCCCTGCGTTTGCAGCGGGGCGGCCTTGGCGGCGGTGCGGTTGTACACGGTGAGGGTGTGGCCGGCCTTGAGCAGGTTGGCGGCCATCGCCAGGCCCATGTTGCCCAGGCCCAGGAATGCAAGTTTTGCCATGTAAAAGGGGAGTGGCCGAAGCCAGTGGTTCGCCCCGGTTTACTCAGCTACCCAGTGGTAGGTTTCGACGGCGCCGCCATCAACTGGAACTTGCTCGCCCATCAAAACCAACACATGCCGGCCATTTGGCTGGCTCAGGGCGTACGTCTTGGTGTCGTTGTTGTACAAGTCGGTTTCGTTGGTGTAGGTAATCAGCGGTTCGGACGTAGTAGGGCTGGTTCGCGTAGAAAGCTGGTAGCTAGTCTTGTAGTATTGCTGGCCGCTGCGCTTCACGTTGAGTACGTTGCCCGTCCCAAATACCAACTGCCGGGTGAAACCCACGGTAGCCGGGGTGCGGGCTCTGGCAAAACCGAAGGCGGAACTCTCCCATTCCCAGTGCCCAGTACCTTTCGCCAACACGTCGTAGCTAGTGGAGGTGCTGGCGGGCTGCACGTCGGCATCGTGCTTACACCCGGTGGTCAGTTGGGCGGCGCATCCGAGGGCCCCAGCAAGTAAAAGCGCTTTCATAATCGATGGTCGAGCAGAAGAGAGAGAATGTGTGAACCAAGGAGTTCCCAATTGCCTGTTTCGTTGCAAGCCTAAGGATTGAAATGTGTTAGAAAAGCAGCCCGCGGCCCCTTCCAACTGCTAACCCTACCGGGGCCCCAGCGAATCAGCCACCGGCGGTGCCACTGGTATTGCCAGCACCGAATCGGGCGCGGCTGGGGCTTCTCTTGCTGCCTCACTGGCGGGGGGCGCTTCCCGGAGCACGGCTGTTTCGGTATCGGTGGCCGGAATTACATCAGGCGCCAGAAATTCCTGGGTTTGCGTCGAATCAGCAAAGCCGGCTTCGTCTGAGTTGTCTGTCGGGCCAATGAAAGGAACCGGTGCTAGTTGGGCCAGTTGCGGGGCCCTCACCCGCACGGGGCCCCAGCCGTGCAGTAGGCTCCACCCGCCCACGCCCAGGCCCGCCGCTACGGCCAGCCCGGCCACCAGCCGCGCGGCGGCCCGGGCGGCCACCCGGGGCTGCACCGGC
This genomic stretch from Hymenobacter sp. PAMC 26628 harbors:
- a CDS encoding COG4705 family protein; protein product: MKKIAQVTLLFWIMKICATTLGETAGDQLAQTMKVGYGTSSLILLGFFVVVLAGQLAVSRYIPALYWATILATSTAGTTVSDYMDRTLGLGYATGSLILVALLGLVLGLWWLREKSLSVTEIKTRTGEVFYWAAILVSNTLGTALGDFLADDSGLGFGGGALLIGSALAVLVLAYYFTGISRVLLFWVAFVLTRPFGATFGDLLTKPTEKHGLGFGTQGSSLILFGLLVALVLYESLRKRPAGADPDTLV
- a CDS encoding peptidylprolyl isomerase, encoding MKTAEIHTPKGVMKVEFYEQDAPNTVKNFTDLAQKGFYDGTTFHRVIPNFVIQGGDPNTKPGAKGAPGTGGPGYKIDCETSGDHQYHERGVLSMAHAGKNTGGSQFFVVHSRDNTAHLDRVHTVFGKVVEGLDVIDQIKPNDTIEKIVVKDESAA
- a CDS encoding fasciclin domain-containing protein, producing the protein MKKQLFSLAGAFALTLALASCGNDKPAETATTTANATTKNPADSVAAMAGDSARMAKPGGVMVDGVAMTADKDIVDNAAGAKSVSTLVSLVKQAGLVETLKGTGPFTVFAPTNAAFAKLPKAAVAALTAPANAAKLKGVLTYHVIAGRLLAADLKDGQELTTVNGEKLKVMVKDGKVMVGNGKDAPATVQIADVISKNGVTHVIDGVVLPLEK
- a CDS encoding NAD(P)-dependent oxidoreductase; translated protein: MAKLAFLGLGNMGLAMAANLLKAGHTLTVYNRTAAKAAPLQTQGATVAATPAEAARGAEAVFTMVTDDDALTELVTGPEGMLHGLAPGAVHISCSTVAPATTTRLAEVHAAHGSEFVAAPVFGKPDAAAAAKLWLGLAGPPAARARVQPWLAPLGQGVHEFGDDPAAASVVKLCGNFMLGAAIEAMAEAFTLAEKSGVGRQPIYDFLVGTLFNCPVYQGYGRMIASKNYTPVGALPPIIRKDFRLVLDHAQQLAAPMPLAQLVHNRMSTTVARGEDDVDWTAFARRVSEDAGLEA